A window from Sphingobium sp. EM0848 encodes these proteins:
- a CDS encoding mechanosensitive ion channel family protein: protein MAAPKDSAPLPEIDVRPPNLVEMWHATIHWFSLHSLQILIAIGAAVVIYSLLTALRGVGSRLKGTAGDTLGFTNVAGRAFARTTHFFMAMVAARLVVSYANPPQMVLKTIAFLFTIAAVFQCAIWAREIILGLIERRTTADEGQALANAMGLIRVLVTVALFAIALIVVLDNLGVNVTGLVAGLGIGGIAIGLAAQGIFSDLFAALSIIFDKPFRLGEVITYDQTTARVEHIGLKSTHLRAVSGEKKVISNANLLQKEIASLQMLVQRRVTFAIGIIYQTPEDKAEAIPAILKEIVEAQGHIFVNAGLVSFGASSLDYQLNFDVPDPDTHDYFGSRHKVGLAIWKRFKAEGIKFAYPTQTSFTAAPDGRSIMPYPEVPPVMRVDQQGN, encoded by the coding sequence ATGGCCGCCCCAAAAGACTCCGCTCCCCTGCCTGAGATCGACGTCCGCCCTCCCAATCTTGTGGAGATGTGGCACGCGACGATCCACTGGTTCTCCCTCCATTCCCTGCAGATCCTGATCGCGATCGGCGCGGCCGTCGTGATCTACAGTCTGCTGACGGCGCTGCGCGGTGTCGGCAGCCGGTTGAAAGGGACGGCCGGCGACACGCTGGGCTTCACCAATGTCGCGGGCCGCGCCTTTGCCCGCACCACCCATTTCTTCATGGCGATGGTCGCCGCGCGGCTGGTCGTCAGCTACGCCAATCCGCCGCAGATGGTGCTGAAAACCATAGCCTTCCTCTTCACCATCGCCGCCGTCTTCCAATGTGCCATCTGGGCGCGGGAGATCATATTGGGCCTGATCGAGCGGCGCACCACGGCGGACGAAGGACAGGCGCTGGCCAACGCCATGGGCCTGATCCGCGTGCTGGTGACGGTCGCCCTGTTCGCCATCGCGCTGATCGTCGTGCTCGACAATCTGGGGGTCAATGTCACCGGCCTGGTCGCGGGTCTGGGCATTGGCGGCATCGCCATCGGCCTTGCGGCGCAGGGCATCTTCTCCGACCTGTTCGCCGCGCTGTCGATCATCTTCGACAAGCCTTTCCGCCTGGGCGAGGTCATCACCTATGACCAGACCACCGCGCGGGTTGAGCATATTGGCCTGAAAAGCACACATTTGCGTGCGGTGAGCGGCGAGAAGAAGGTGATCTCCAACGCCAATCTGCTGCAAAAGGAGATCGCCAGCCTCCAGATGCTGGTGCAGCGGCGCGTGACCTTCGCCATCGGCATCATCTACCAGACGCCCGAGGACAAGGCCGAGGCGATCCCCGCCATATTGAAGGAAATCGTGGAGGCGCAGGGGCATATCTTCGTCAATGCGGGGCTGGTGAGCTTCGGCGCCAGTTCACTGGACTATCAGCTCAATTTCGACGTGCCCGATCCCGACACCCACGATTATTTCGGCTCCCGGCACAAGGTCGGCCTCGCCATCTGGAAGCGGTTCAAAGCGGAAGGGATCAAATTTGCCTATCCCACGCAGACCAGTTTCACCGCCGCTCCGGACGGACGCTCGATCATGCCCTATCCGGAGGTTCCGCCCGTCATGCGCGTCGATCAGCAGGGCAATTGA
- a CDS encoding putative O-glycosylation ligase, exosortase A system-associated, translating into MRDLFFVAFLGAFFLLGLRRPFLLIAVYAYIDIVSPQRLSYFLLNSIPISFIAFILAVGAWALVDDKKDCRFSMRQVILLLLLAWCGYTTATADFPINAATKWGWVWKAMIFAVFLPITLRTRLRIEALALFMVLCASTIIINGGMKTALSGGGYGVLNLMVDNNSGLYEGSIISTVAISLIPLILWLSHHGTIFPPDWRVKLFAYALCAACLLMPIGTEARTGLVCIAILAGLMLMRSKRRFLYAPLMAVAALAAIPFLPASFTQRMATIENHSQDESASTRMAVWKWTLDYVKDHPGGGGFDNYLQNSFTYVMQERVTDAAGSRMEKRIVTDHGRAYHSAYFEMLGEQGYFGFFLWALLHLICFIRTESIRRMYRKREGDEAWIAPFAVALQQGHVIYMIGSLFVGIAYQPFIFMMLSLQIGLDTYLTRRRKVAARQPFFAASPVAQGNAA; encoded by the coding sequence ATGCGTGACCTGTTCTTCGTCGCCTTCCTCGGCGCCTTCTTCCTTCTGGGCCTGAGGCGGCCGTTCCTGCTGATCGCGGTCTATGCCTATATCGACATCGTTTCTCCCCAGCGGCTTTCCTATTTCCTGCTGAACAGCATCCCCATCTCCTTCATCGCCTTCATACTGGCGGTGGGAGCCTGGGCGTTGGTCGACGACAAGAAGGACTGCCGCTTCTCCATGCGGCAGGTGATCCTGCTGCTTCTGCTCGCCTGGTGCGGCTATACCACGGCGACGGCGGACTTTCCGATCAACGCCGCGACCAAATGGGGCTGGGTGTGGAAGGCGATGATCTTCGCCGTCTTCCTGCCCATCACCCTGCGCACGCGTTTGCGGATCGAGGCGCTGGCCCTGTTCATGGTCCTTTGCGCCAGCACGATCATCATCAATGGCGGCATGAAGACCGCGCTCTCGGGCGGCGGCTATGGCGTGCTGAACCTGATGGTCGACAATAATAGCGGCCTTTATGAAGGCAGCATCATATCGACCGTCGCCATTTCGCTGATCCCGCTGATCCTCTGGCTCTCCCACCATGGCACCATCTTTCCGCCCGATTGGCGGGTGAAGCTGTTCGCCTATGCACTCTGCGCCGCCTGCCTGTTGATGCCCATCGGGACGGAGGCGCGCACGGGTCTGGTCTGCATCGCCATCCTCGCGGGCCTGATGCTGATGCGGTCCAAACGACGCTTCCTCTACGCCCCGCTGATGGCGGTCGCGGCGCTGGCGGCCATCCCCTTCCTGCCTGCCAGCTTCACCCAGCGCATGGCCACCATCGAGAATCACAGCCAGGACGAAAGCGCCTCCACCCGCATGGCCGTGTGGAAGTGGACGCTGGATTATGTGAAGGACCATCCGGGCGGCGGCGGCTTCGACAATTATCTCCAGAACAGCTTCACCTATGTGATGCAGGAACGCGTCACCGACGCCGCCGGATCGCGCATGGAAAAGCGCATCGTCACCGACCATGGCCGCGCCTATCACAGCGCCTATTTCGAGATGCTGGGTGAGCAGGGCTATTTCGGCTTCTTCCTGTGGGCGCTGCTGCACCTCATCTGCTTCATCCGCACCGAATCGATCCGCCGCATGTACCGCAAGCGAGAGGGCGATGAAGCCTGGATCGCCCCCTTCGCCGTTGCCCTGCAACAGGGGCATGTCATCTACATGATAGGATCTCTGTTCGTGGGCATCGCCTATCAGCCTTTCATCTTCATGATGCTGTCGCTCCAGATCGGCCTCGACACTTATCTGACCCGCAGGCGCAAGGTCGCGGCGCGCCAGCCGTTCTTCGCCGCGTCACCAGTCGCGCAGGGGAACGCCGCATGA